From the genome of Nicotiana sylvestris chromosome 2, ASM39365v2, whole genome shotgun sequence, one region includes:
- the LOC138885332 gene encoding uncharacterized protein: MDTLKYIFQKPMPTEKLAKWQILLSEFDIIYVTQKVVKGQALADHLAEYPLGGEYKPLKMYFPDEEVPFVGEDIAEAYDSWRMFFDGAINFKGVGVGAVLVSETGQHYLVQGEWATKNTKILPYLYHVQELMKRFTKIEFKHVPKVQNEFADALATLSSMTKHPDKKFIDPIPVRIHNQLAYCAHVKEETDRKPWFHDIKEYLVKGEYPERANHTQKCTLRRLSNHLFQRRGTLYRRTPDLGLLRCVDAKETSKFLEEIHAGTCGPHINGFILAKKILRAEYLWITMETDCIQYVQKC, encoded by the exons ATGGACactctgaagtacatctttcagaagcctatgcctaccgAGAAGTTAGCTAAATGGcagatattgttaagtgagttcgatatcatctatgtaactcagaaggtagtcaaaggacaagcgttggcagaccatcttgctgaataTCCTTTAGGAGGAGAATATAAACcgctaaaaatgtattttcctgacgaagaagtgCCATTCGTGggagaggacattgctgaagcctatgacagttggagaatgttcttcgatggagctataaacttcaaaggagtgggtgtTGGAGCGGTTTTGGTGTCGGAGACAGGTCAACATTATCTA gttcaaggagaatgggctacaaaAAACACCAAGATcctaccatacttgtatcatgtacaagaattgatgaagaggttcacgaagatagaatttaAACATGTTCCAAAAGTCCAGAACGAGTTCGCAGATGcactggccaccttgtcatcaatgacaaaacatccagacaagaagttcatcgatcccatcccggtgaggatccataatcagctggCATACTGTGCTCATGTTAAAGAAGAAACGGacagaaaaccttggttccatgacatcaaagagtacttggtaaaaggagagtacccagaacgggcaaaccatactcagaaatgcacactgcGGAGGCTATCCAATCACTTATTCCAAAGAAGAGGAaccctgtatagaagaactcctgatctgggactgttaaggtgtgttgacgcaaaagAGACTTCCAAATTTCTCGAGGAGATACATGCTGGAACCTGTGGCCCACATATAAATGGCTttatcttggctaagaagatactcagggccgaATACTTGTGGATAACCATGGAGACAGACTGTATACAGTATGTTCAGAAATGCTAA